The Lonsdalea populi genome window below encodes:
- the mnmG gene encoding tRNA uridine-5-carboxymethylaminomethyl(34) synthesis enzyme MnmG, whose product MFYPDPFDVIVIGGGHAGTEAAMASARMGRQTLLLTHNIDTLGQMSCNPAIGGIGKGHLVKEIDAMGGLMASAIDQAGIQFRILNISKGPAVRATRAQADRVLYRLAVRTALENQENLTIFQQAVDDLIVENDRVVGVVTQMGLKFRSKSVVLTVGTFLDGKIHIGMDNYSGGRAGDPPSIPLARRLRELPLRVGRLKTGTPPRIDARTIDFSVLGQQHGDNPMPVFSFMGNTSQHPAQMPCYITHTNEHTHEVIRNNLDRSPMYAGIIEGIGPRYCPSIEDKVMRFADRNAHQIFLEPEGLTSNEIYPNGISTSLPFDVQWQIVRSMVGMENARIVRPGYAIEYDFFDPRDLKPTLENKFIHGLFFAGQINGTTGYEEAAAQGMLAGLNAARLAFEQEGWTPRRDQAYIGVLVDDLCTLGTKEPYRMFTSRAEYRLMLREDNADLRLTEQGRQLGMVDDARWAHFNDKLESIEKERQRLRDVFVHPHSEQVAEINSLLKAPLSREANGEDLLRRPEIDYALLTQLPMFAPALTDDKAAEQVEIQVKYEGYIARQLEEIEKQQRNENTLLPADLDYRQVSGLSNEVVAKLNDHKPGSIGQASRISGVTPAAISILLVWLKKQGMLRRSA is encoded by the coding sequence ATGTTTTATCCAGATCCTTTTGACGTCATTGTGATCGGCGGAGGTCACGCCGGCACAGAAGCCGCGATGGCTTCTGCTCGAATGGGACGTCAAACCCTTTTACTGACGCATAACATTGATACGCTGGGACAAATGTCATGCAACCCAGCGATTGGCGGAATCGGAAAAGGACATCTGGTCAAAGAGATCGACGCCATGGGCGGCCTGATGGCCAGCGCTATCGACCAGGCGGGTATTCAGTTTAGGATACTAAACATCAGCAAAGGGCCAGCGGTTCGCGCAACCCGTGCTCAGGCAGACCGCGTTCTGTATCGGCTGGCGGTGAGAACGGCGCTGGAGAATCAAGAGAACCTGACGATCTTCCAGCAGGCCGTTGATGATCTGATAGTGGAAAACGATCGCGTAGTGGGCGTCGTCACCCAGATGGGGCTGAAATTCCGCTCTAAATCCGTCGTTCTAACCGTCGGGACTTTCCTGGACGGCAAAATTCATATCGGAATGGATAACTACAGCGGTGGCCGTGCTGGCGATCCGCCGTCCATTCCGCTGGCCAGACGTCTGCGGGAACTGCCGCTGCGCGTCGGCCGTCTGAAAACAGGGACACCGCCGCGTATCGACGCACGCACTATCGATTTCAGCGTGCTGGGCCAACAGCATGGCGACAACCCGATGCCGGTCTTCTCCTTCATGGGAAACACCAGTCAGCATCCGGCGCAGATGCCGTGCTACATCACGCATACCAACGAACATACGCATGAGGTGATCCGTAATAATTTGGATCGCAGCCCGATGTACGCCGGCATTATCGAAGGCATCGGTCCCCGTTACTGCCCGTCTATCGAAGACAAAGTCATGCGCTTCGCCGACCGCAATGCTCACCAGATCTTCCTGGAGCCGGAAGGACTGACCAGCAACGAAATATACCCGAACGGTATCTCGACCAGCCTGCCGTTCGACGTGCAATGGCAGATTGTTCGCTCGATGGTCGGGATGGAAAATGCACGCATTGTTCGTCCGGGCTACGCGATCGAATATGACTTTTTCGATCCCCGCGATCTCAAACCGACGCTGGAAAACAAATTTATCCACGGCTTGTTCTTCGCCGGCCAGATCAACGGCACCACCGGTTATGAAGAGGCCGCGGCTCAAGGCATGCTGGCAGGACTTAATGCAGCACGGCTGGCTTTCGAGCAGGAAGGATGGACTCCTCGCCGCGATCAGGCCTACATCGGCGTGCTGGTGGACGATCTCTGCACGCTGGGCACCAAAGAGCCGTACCGCATGTTCACCTCGCGCGCGGAATACCGGCTGATGCTGCGGGAAGACAATGCGGACCTGCGTCTGACCGAGCAAGGTCGACAGCTTGGGATGGTGGACGATGCTCGCTGGGCGCATTTCAACGACAAGCTGGAAAGCATCGAGAAAGAGCGGCAGCGCCTGCGCGATGTATTCGTCCACCCACATTCGGAACAGGTTGCCGAGATTAACTCGCTGCTGAAAGCGCCGCTGTCGCGTGAAGCCAATGGTGAAGATTTGCTGCGTCGCCCTGAAATCGACTATGCGCTGCTAACCCAGCTGCCGATGTTCGCTCCGGCGCTGACCGATGACAAAGCGGCGGAACAGGTCGAGATTCAGGTCAAATACGAAGGCTATATCGCCCGTCAGTTGGAAGAGATCGAAAAACAGCAGCGTAATGAAAATACCTTGCTGCCGGCCGATCTGGACTATCGTCAGGTCAGCGGGCTCTCAAACGAAGTGGTCGCCAAGCTCAACGATCACAAGCCGGGCTCGATCGGCCAGGCATCCCGTATCTCCGGCGTCACGCCTGCCGCCATCTCCATTTTGCTGGTGTGGTTGAAGAAACAAGGGATGCTGCGCCGCAGCGCCTAA
- the rsmG gene encoding 16S rRNA (guanine(527)-N(7))-methyltransferase RsmG — protein MLTKLNLLLDSAGITLTDRQKTQLIQYVELLNKWNKAYNLTSVREPGQMLVRHIMDSLVVEPHLKGLRFIDVGTGPGLPGIPLAIIRPDSHFVLLDSLGKRVRFLRQVQHELQLENIEPVQSRVEDFPADPAFDGVISRAFASLQDMVEWCHHLPSRPQGRFYALKGVLPDDELNALPEGSSAESIVKLSVPEQEGERHLVILRQL, from the coding sequence GTGCTTACGAAACTAAACCTCCTGCTGGACAGCGCAGGTATAACGTTGACCGATCGCCAGAAAACACAGCTGATACAGTATGTTGAACTGCTGAATAAGTGGAACAAGGCCTATAATCTGACTTCGGTGCGCGAGCCCGGCCAAATGCTGGTGCGCCACATCATGGATAGCCTGGTGGTGGAACCGCATCTGAAAGGACTGCGTTTTATCGATGTCGGCACCGGTCCGGGCCTGCCCGGCATTCCGTTGGCCATCATTCGTCCTGACTCCCATTTCGTCCTGTTAGACAGCTTGGGCAAGCGTGTACGTTTTCTCCGTCAGGTGCAGCATGAGCTGCAGTTGGAAAATATCGAACCGGTGCAGAGCCGCGTTGAGGACTTCCCCGCGGATCCTGCGTTTGACGGTGTCATCAGCCGCGCCTTCGCTTCTCTGCAGGATATGGTCGAATGGTGTCACCATCTTCCGTCGCGTCCTCAGGGGCGTTTTTACGCGCTTAAAGGCGTACTTCCCGATGATGAGCTGAATGCCTTGCCGGAGGGCAGTTCCGCTGAGTCTATCGTCAAATTGAGCGTACCCGAGCAGGAGGGGGAGCGTCATTTGGTCATCTTGCGTCAGCTTTAA
- the atpI gene encoding F0F1 ATP synthase subunit I yields MSVPLYNGKVALHSLLIQCVVLLALSAIFATVSHQAAVSALGGGLAAWLPNMVFMLLALRNVQTPSAGRIAWSFAVGEALKMLFTIALLVVALGGFHAAFLPLGLTYLSVLVIQIVAPAVINRYRS; encoded by the coding sequence ATGTCTGTACCCCTTTACAATGGGAAGGTCGCGCTGCATTCGTTGCTGATACAATGTGTGGTGCTGTTGGCGTTGAGCGCTATTTTCGCCACGGTAAGCCACCAAGCCGCGGTTTCCGCATTAGGCGGGGGATTGGCAGCCTGGTTGCCGAATATGGTGTTTATGCTGTTAGCCTTACGGAACGTGCAGACACCGTCGGCAGGACGCATTGCCTGGTCATTTGCTGTGGGCGAAGCGCTGAAAATGCTCTTCACCATTGCATTGTTGGTGGTGGCGTTAGGCGGGTTCCATGCGGCGTTCCTTCCGCTTGGCCTGACATACTTGTCTGTGTTGGTCATCCAGATCGTGGCACCCGCTGTCATTAACCGTTACCGTAGTTAA
- the atpB gene encoding F0F1 ATP synthase subunit A — protein MSASGEISTPQEYIGHHLTHLQVGSGFWAINIDSMFFSVALGILFLVIFRSVAKNATSGVPGKLQTAVELVVGFVDSSVRDMYHGKSKLIAPLALTIFVWVFLMNFMDLLPIDLLPQIWAKIYSAAGYDPAHAYLRVVPSADVNITLSMALGVFILILFYSIKMKGVGGFVKELTLQPFNHPVFIPVNLILEGVSLLSKPVSLGLRLFGNMYAGELIFILIAGLLPWWSQWLLNVPWAIFHILIITLQAFIFMVLTVVYLSMASEEH, from the coding sequence ATGTCTGCTTCAGGAGAAATCTCTACTCCGCAAGAGTATATCGGCCATCATCTGACGCATTTACAGGTGGGTTCAGGCTTCTGGGCTATCAACATCGATTCGATGTTTTTCTCAGTCGCTCTTGGCATACTCTTTCTGGTCATCTTTCGTTCAGTCGCTAAAAACGCAACCAGCGGCGTGCCTGGCAAGCTGCAAACCGCAGTTGAGCTGGTCGTCGGTTTCGTTGATAGCAGCGTGCGTGACATGTATCACGGCAAGAGCAAGTTGATTGCTCCTTTGGCGCTGACCATTTTCGTCTGGGTTTTCCTGATGAACTTTATGGACCTGCTGCCGATCGATTTGCTGCCGCAAATTTGGGCGAAGATTTATAGCGCCGCCGGGTACGATCCTGCTCATGCCTATTTGCGCGTGGTGCCTTCCGCCGATGTAAACATTACGCTGTCGATGGCGTTAGGCGTTTTCATTCTGATTCTGTTCTACAGCATCAAAATGAAAGGCGTGGGCGGCTTTGTCAAAGAGCTGACACTGCAGCCGTTTAATCATCCTGTCTTTATTCCTGTCAACCTGATTCTTGAAGGTGTCAGCCTGCTGTCCAAACCGGTTTCACTGGGTTTGCGACTGTTTGGCAACATGTATGCGGGTGAGTTGATCTTCATCCTGATTGCCGGTTTGTTGCCGTGGTGGTCTCAATGGTTGTTGAATGTCCCATGGGCCATTTTCCACATCCTGATCATCACGCTTCAGGCCTTTATTTTCATGGTTCTGACGGTTGTTTATCTCTCGATGGCATCTGAAGAGCATTGA
- the atpE gene encoding F0F1 ATP synthase subunit C — MENLSVDLLYMAAALMMGLAAIGAAIGIGILGGKFLEGAARQPDLIPLLRTQFFIVMGLVDAIPMIAVGLGLYVMFAVA; from the coding sequence ATGGAAAACCTGAGTGTGGATCTGCTGTACATGGCTGCCGCGTTGATGATGGGTTTGGCGGCTATCGGTGCTGCGATCGGTATCGGCATTCTGGGTGGTAAATTTTTGGAAGGCGCTGCACGTCAGCCCGATCTGATTCCTCTGCTGCGTACACAGTTCTTTATCGTAATGGGTCTGGTGGATGCAATCCCGATGATCGCTGTTGGTTTGGGTCTGTATGTGATGTTTGCGGTCGCCTAA
- the atpF gene encoding F0F1 ATP synthase subunit B yields the protein MNINATILGQAIAFVLFVLFCMKYIWPPIMAAIEKRQKEIADGLSSAERAKNDLNLAQANATDQLKKAKADAQVIIEQANKQRAQILEEAKVEAETERNKIVAQAQAEIDAERKRAREELRKQVASLAIAGAERIIERSVDEAANSDIVDKLVAEL from the coding sequence GTGAATATTAACGCTACAATCCTCGGCCAGGCCATTGCGTTTGTCCTGTTTGTCCTGTTCTGCATGAAGTACATATGGCCGCCGATTATGGCTGCCATTGAGAAGCGTCAAAAAGAAATTGCTGACGGTCTGTCTTCTGCAGAACGCGCCAAGAACGATCTGAACCTAGCGCAGGCCAATGCGACCGATCAACTGAAGAAAGCTAAAGCGGATGCTCAGGTCATTATTGAGCAGGCGAATAAGCAACGCGCTCAGATTCTGGAAGAAGCGAAAGTGGAAGCAGAAACGGAACGCAACAAAATTGTGGCGCAGGCCCAGGCTGAGATTGACGCTGAACGCAAGCGCGCTCGTGAAGAGCTGCGTAAGCAGGTCGCCTCGCTGGCCATTGCGGGTGCCGAGAGAATTATTGAACGTTCCGTGGATGAAGCTGCCAACAGCGACATCGTCGATAAACTGGTCGCTGAACTGTAA
- the atpH gene encoding F0F1 ATP synthase subunit delta, translating into MSEFVTVARPYAKAAFDFAAEHQAVEHWQYMLAFAAEVSRDELIAELLSGAVAPQTLANTFIEVCGDQLDDAGQNLIRVMAENGRLPVLTEVLEQFVQLRAAQESTVNVEVISAATLSEQQLSKIAVAMEQRLSRKVKLNCKIDKSVMAGVIIRAGDMVIDGSIRGRLERLADVLQS; encoded by the coding sequence ATGTCTGAATTTGTCACGGTAGCTCGCCCCTACGCCAAAGCAGCTTTTGACTTTGCCGCAGAACACCAGGCGGTTGAACACTGGCAGTACATGCTGGCATTTGCTGCGGAAGTAAGCCGAGATGAACTGATCGCCGAACTGCTTTCCGGCGCTGTTGCGCCGCAAACGCTGGCGAATACCTTCATCGAGGTATGCGGTGATCAACTGGATGATGCGGGCCAAAACCTAATTCGGGTTATGGCCGAAAACGGGCGTTTACCGGTGCTTACTGAAGTGCTGGAACAGTTTGTTCAACTTCGTGCGGCACAGGAATCGACAGTTAATGTCGAGGTGATTTCCGCCGCGACGTTGAGCGAGCAGCAGCTATCCAAGATAGCGGTTGCGATGGAACAACGTCTGTCACGTAAAGTGAAGCTGAATTGCAAAATTGATAAGTCTGTTATGGCCGGCGTGATCATTCGCGCAGGCGATATGGTGATAGACGGCAGTATTCGTGGTCGTCTGGAGCGTCTGGCAGACGTCTTGCAGTCTTAA
- the atpA gene encoding F0F1 ATP synthase subunit alpha has protein sequence MQLNSTEISELIKQRIAQFNVVSEAHNEGTIVSVGDGIIHVHGLADVMQGEMISLPGNRYAIALNLERDSVGAVVMGPYTDLAEGMKVKCTGRILEVPVGRGLLGRVVNTLGAPIDGKGPVEHDGFAAVEAIAPGVIERQSVDQPVQTGYKSVDAMIPIGRGQRELIIGDRQTGKTALAIDAIINQRDSGIKCIYVAIGQKASTISNVVRKLEEHGALANTIVVVATASESAALQYLAPYAGCAMGEYFRDRGEDALIIYDDLSKQAVAYRQISLLLRRPPGREAFPGDVFYLHSRLLERAARVNSEYVEKFTNGEVKDKTGSLTALPIIETQAGDVSAFVPTNVISITDGQIFLESTLFNAGIRPAVNPGISVSRVGGAAQSKIMKKLSGGIRTALAQYRELAAFSQFASDLDDATRKQLNHGQKVTELLKQKQYAPMSIAQQSLVLFSAERGYLEDVELSKVGSFEAALLAYASREHGELLQQIDQTGAYNDKIEGQFKTILDTFKATQSW, from the coding sequence ATGCAACTGAATTCCACCGAAATCAGTGAACTGATCAAGCAGCGGATTGCTCAGTTCAATGTTGTGAGTGAAGCTCACAACGAAGGTACTATCGTTTCCGTCGGTGACGGGATCATCCATGTACACGGTCTGGCCGACGTCATGCAGGGGGAAATGATTTCTCTGCCCGGCAACCGTTATGCCATCGCACTGAACCTGGAGCGCGACTCCGTGGGGGCAGTGGTTATGGGTCCCTATACGGACCTGGCCGAAGGCATGAAAGTCAAATGTACCGGCCGTATTCTGGAAGTGCCGGTAGGCCGTGGCCTGCTAGGCCGAGTGGTCAACACTCTGGGTGCGCCTATCGACGGTAAAGGTCCGGTAGAGCACGACGGCTTCGCGGCCGTTGAAGCGATTGCGCCGGGCGTAATCGAACGTCAGTCTGTCGACCAGCCAGTGCAAACCGGTTACAAATCCGTCGACGCGATGATTCCTATCGGCCGCGGTCAGCGTGAGCTGATCATCGGCGACCGTCAGACCGGTAAAACCGCGCTGGCCATTGACGCCATCATCAATCAGCGTGATTCCGGCATCAAATGTATCTATGTCGCTATCGGTCAGAAAGCGTCCACTATTTCCAACGTGGTTCGCAAACTGGAAGAGCATGGCGCGCTGGCTAATACCATCGTGGTGGTAGCTACGGCATCCGAATCTGCCGCTTTGCAATACCTGGCGCCTTATGCCGGTTGTGCGATGGGTGAATATTTCCGTGACCGCGGCGAAGACGCGCTGATCATTTACGATGACCTGTCCAAACAGGCTGTCGCTTATCGTCAGATTTCTCTGCTGCTGCGCCGTCCGCCGGGCCGTGAAGCATTCCCGGGCGATGTGTTCTATCTGCACTCCCGCCTGCTGGAACGTGCTGCGCGTGTTAACTCGGAGTACGTAGAAAAATTCACCAATGGTGAAGTGAAGGACAAAACGGGTTCTTTGACGGCGCTGCCTATCATTGAAACTCAGGCTGGTGACGTTTCCGCGTTCGTTCCGACCAACGTTATTTCCATTACCGATGGTCAGATTTTCCTGGAATCCACCCTGTTCAACGCCGGTATTCGTCCTGCTGTTAACCCGGGGATCTCCGTATCCCGTGTGGGTGGTGCGGCTCAGAGCAAGATCATGAAGAAACTGTCCGGGGGGATTCGTACCGCGCTGGCACAGTATCGTGAACTGGCGGCGTTTTCTCAGTTTGCTTCCGATCTGGATGATGCAACGCGTAAACAGCTGAATCACGGTCAGAAAGTGACTGAACTGCTGAAACAGAAACAGTACGCGCCGATGTCCATCGCGCAGCAGTCTCTGGTGCTGTTCTCCGCAGAGCGCGGTTATCTGGAAGACGTTGAGCTGTCTAAAGTGGGAAGCTTCGAAGCGGCGCTGCTGGCTTATGCTAGCCGTGAGCACGGCGAACTTCTGCAGCAGATCGACCAGACGGGTGCTTATAACGATAAAATCGAGGGTCAATTCAAAACTATCCTCGATACCTTTAAAGCAACCCAGTCCTGGTAA
- the atpG gene encoding F0F1 ATP synthase subunit gamma, producing MAGAKEIRSKIGSVQNTQKITKAMEMVAASKMRKSQDRMVASRPYAETIRKVIGHLALGNLEYRHPYLEEREVKRVGYFAVSTDRGLCGGLNINLFKKLLAEMKEWGDKGVESDLALVGSKGVSFFNSVGGNVVAQVTGMGDAPSLSELIGPVKVMLQAYDEGRLDKLYVVSNKFINTMSQEPQVVQLLPLPPAEDSTLKKKSWDYLYEPDPKSLLDTLLRRYVESQVYQGVVENLASEQAARMVAMKAATDNGGNLIKELQLVYNKARQASITQELTEIVGGASAV from the coding sequence ATGGCCGGCGCAAAAGAGATACGTAGTAAGATCGGAAGCGTCCAGAATACGCAGAAGATCACTAAAGCGATGGAGATGGTCGCCGCTTCCAAAATGCGTAAATCGCAGGATCGTATGGTGGCCAGCCGTCCTTATGCTGAAACTATTCGCAAAGTGATTGGTCACCTTGCGTTAGGTAATTTGGAGTACAGACATCCATACCTGGAAGAGCGCGAAGTTAAGCGCGTCGGGTATTTTGCGGTGTCTACAGACCGTGGCCTGTGCGGCGGCTTGAATATTAACCTGTTCAAAAAGCTTCTGGCCGAGATGAAAGAGTGGGGCGACAAGGGCGTAGAAAGCGATCTGGCGCTGGTCGGTTCGAAAGGCGTCTCTTTCTTCAATTCCGTTGGCGGAAACGTTGTCGCTCAGGTTACTGGTATGGGCGATGCCCCCAGCCTGTCCGAATTGATCGGGCCGGTAAAAGTCATGCTGCAGGCCTATGACGAAGGTCGTCTGGACAAGCTGTATGTGGTGAGCAACAAGTTTATCAATACCATGTCTCAGGAGCCTCAGGTTGTTCAATTACTGCCTCTGCCCCCGGCGGAAGACAGTACGCTGAAGAAAAAATCCTGGGATTATCTGTATGAACCGGATCCTAAGTCGCTGCTGGATACACTGTTGCGCCGTTATGTGGAGTCTCAGGTTTATCAGGGCGTCGTAGAGAACCTGGCCAGCGAGCAGGCCGCGCGAATGGTTGCGATGAAGGCCGCCACCGATAACGGCGGTAATCTGATTAAAGAGCTGCAGTTGGTATACAACAAAGCTCGTCAGGCCAGCATCACTCAGGAACTCACCGAGATCGTCGGGGGAGCCTCCGCGGTTTAA
- the atpD gene encoding F0F1 ATP synthase subunit beta, producing MATGKIIQVIGAVVDVEFPQDAVPKVYDALEVENGAEKLVLEVQQQLGGGVVRCIAMGSSDGLRRGLDVANLGHPIEVPVGKATLGRIMNVLGEPVDMKGDIGEEERWAIHREAPDYEDLSNSQELLETGIKVIDLMCPFAKGGKVGLLGGAGVGKTVNMMELIRNIAIEHSGYSVFAGVGERTREGNDFYHEMNESNVLDKVSLVYGQMNEPPGNRLRVALTGLTMAEKFRDEGRDVLLFIDNIYRYTLAGTEVSALLGRMPSAVGYQPTLAEEMGVLQERITSTKTGSITSVQAVYVPADDLTDPSPATTFAHLDATVVLSRQIASLGIYPAVDPLDSTSRQLDPLVVGQEHYDVARGVQSILQRYQELKDIIAILGMDELSEEDKLVVSRARKIQRFLSQPFFVAEVFTGSPGKFVSLKETIRGFKGIMDGEYDHLPEQAFYMVGSIDEAVEKAKKL from the coding sequence ATGGCTACTGGAAAGATTATCCAGGTAATCGGCGCCGTGGTGGACGTCGAGTTCCCTCAGGATGCCGTACCGAAGGTGTACGATGCGCTTGAGGTTGAAAACGGTGCTGAAAAACTGGTGCTGGAAGTACAGCAGCAGTTAGGCGGCGGCGTTGTTCGCTGTATTGCAATGGGTTCTTCAGACGGTCTGCGTCGCGGCCTGGACGTTGCTAACCTTGGTCACCCTATCGAAGTGCCGGTAGGTAAAGCGACGCTGGGTCGTATCATGAACGTACTGGGCGAGCCGGTCGACATGAAGGGCGATATCGGCGAAGAAGAGCGTTGGGCTATCCACCGCGAAGCGCCGGATTACGAAGATCTGTCCAACTCCCAGGAACTGCTGGAAACGGGTATCAAGGTTATCGACCTGATGTGTCCGTTCGCCAAGGGCGGTAAAGTCGGCCTGCTTGGCGGCGCCGGTGTGGGTAAAACCGTCAACATGATGGAACTGATTCGTAACATCGCTATCGAGCACTCCGGTTACTCCGTGTTTGCGGGGGTGGGGGAACGTACTCGTGAAGGTAACGACTTCTACCACGAAATGAACGAATCCAACGTTCTGGATAAAGTGTCCCTGGTGTATGGCCAGATGAACGAGCCGCCGGGTAACCGTCTGCGCGTGGCATTGACCGGTCTGACCATGGCGGAGAAATTCCGTGATGAAGGTCGCGATGTTCTGCTGTTCATCGATAACATCTACCGTTACACGCTGGCCGGCACCGAAGTGTCCGCACTGCTGGGCCGTATGCCTTCCGCGGTAGGCTACCAGCCGACGCTGGCGGAAGAAATGGGTGTGCTGCAGGAACGTATCACTTCTACGAAAACCGGATCCATCACGTCCGTACAGGCCGTTTACGTCCCAGCGGATGACTTGACCGACCCGTCGCCAGCCACCACCTTTGCTCATTTGGATGCAACCGTGGTACTGAGCCGTCAGATCGCGTCTCTGGGTATCTACCCGGCCGTTGACCCGCTGGATTCCACCAGCCGTCAGCTGGATCCGCTGGTTGTCGGTCAGGAACACTATGATGTGGCTCGTGGCGTGCAGTCCATTCTGCAGCGTTACCAGGAACTGAAAGACATCATCGCGATTCTGGGTATGGACGAACTGTCTGAAGAAGACAAACTGGTCGTATCCCGTGCTCGTAAGATCCAGCGCTTCCTGTCTCAGCCGTTCTTCGTGGCAGAAGTGTTCACGGGTTCTCCGGGTAAATTCGTCTCTCTTAAAGAGACCATCCGTGGCTTTAAAGGCATCATGGACGGAGAATACGACCACCTGCCGGAACAGGCGTTCTACATGGTGGGTTCCATTGACGAAGCCGTGGAAAAAGCCAAGAAACTGTAA
- a CDS encoding F0F1 ATP synthase subunit epsilon: MTYHLDVVSAEQAMFAGLVQKIQVTGSEGELGIYPGHAPLLTAIKPGMVRIVKQHGDEEFIYLSGGTLEVQPNAVTVLADTAIRGQDLDEARALEAKRKAEEHIRSSHGDVDYAQASAELSKAIAKLRVIELTRKSM; this comes from the coding sequence ATGACTTACCATCTGGATGTCGTGAGTGCGGAACAGGCAATGTTCGCCGGCCTGGTACAGAAAATTCAGGTGACCGGTAGCGAAGGCGAGCTGGGGATTTACCCTGGTCACGCCCCCCTGCTGACGGCCATTAAGCCTGGTATGGTGCGTATTGTTAAGCAACACGGTGATGAAGAGTTCATCTACCTGTCCGGTGGTACCCTTGAGGTACAGCCGAACGCGGTCACCGTTTTGGCTGATACCGCCATCCGTGGGCAGGATCTTGATGAAGCGCGGGCTTTGGAAGCGAAACGCAAGGCTGAAGAGCATATCCGTAGTTCACATGGTGACGTGGATTATGCTCAGGCCTCTGCTGAACTGAGCAAAGCCATTGCTAAACTGCGCGTTATCGAGCTGACCAGAAAATCGATGTAA
- the glmU gene encoding bifunctional UDP-N-acetylglucosamine diphosphorylase/glucosamine-1-phosphate N-acetyltransferase GlmU has protein sequence MSNSAISVVILAAGKGTRMYSDLPKVLHPLAGKPMVQHVIDTAMKVGAERVHLVYGHGGDRLKKTLSGEALNWVLQAEQLGTGHAMQQAAPAFTDDEDVLMLYGDVPLISEATLKRLVQAKPEGGIGLLTVNVTDPTGYGRIVRQDQEVVGIVEHKDASEAQREIGEINTGILVAGGRDLKRWLSQLTNNNAQGEYYITDIIALAAQEGRCVAAVHPECASEVEGVNNRLQLARLERIYQQEQAEKLLLAGVMLQDPARFDLRGNVTFGRDVTIDSNVILEGQITLGDRVTIGAGCVIKNSVIGDDCEVSPYSVLEDAVLEAKCTIGPFARLRPGAELAEGAHVGNFVEMKKARLGKGSKAGHLTYLGDADIGSNVNIGAGTITCNYDGANKHQTIIGDDVFVGSDTQLVAPVRVGKGATLGAGTTVTRDVGENELVLSRVQQTNIAGWRRPVKTQ, from the coding sequence ATGTCGAACAGTGCTATCAGCGTCGTTATTCTTGCCGCCGGCAAGGGGACGCGCATGTATTCCGATCTTCCCAAAGTTCTCCACCCGCTGGCCGGTAAACCGATGGTTCAACACGTGATTGATACCGCCATGAAGGTGGGTGCCGAGCGCGTTCATCTGGTCTATGGCCACGGCGGCGATCGCCTGAAAAAGACGCTGTCCGGCGAAGCGCTGAACTGGGTGTTGCAGGCCGAACAACTGGGGACGGGACATGCGATGCAGCAGGCGGCGCCAGCGTTTACCGATGACGAAGATGTCCTGATGCTGTATGGCGATGTGCCGTTGATCTCCGAAGCGACGCTGAAGCGTCTGGTGCAGGCGAAGCCCGAGGGCGGTATCGGCCTGCTAACCGTAAATGTGACCGATCCTACGGGATACGGCCGGATCGTGCGGCAGGATCAAGAGGTGGTCGGCATCGTGGAACATAAAGATGCCAGCGAGGCGCAGCGTGAAATCGGCGAAATCAATACCGGTATTCTGGTGGCGGGCGGACGCGATCTGAAGCGCTGGTTGAGCCAGCTGACCAATAACAATGCCCAGGGCGAGTACTACATCACCGATATCATCGCGTTGGCCGCTCAGGAAGGACGCTGCGTTGCAGCGGTACACCCTGAGTGTGCCAGCGAGGTGGAAGGCGTCAATAACCGTCTCCAGCTGGCGCGTCTGGAGCGCATCTATCAGCAGGAACAGGCGGAGAAGCTGCTGCTGGCAGGAGTGATGCTACAGGATCCGGCGCGCTTCGATCTGCGCGGCAACGTGACGTTTGGCCGCGACGTCACCATTGACAGCAACGTCATCCTGGAAGGTCAGATCACGCTGGGCGATCGCGTCACGATCGGCGCAGGCTGCGTGATCAAAAACAGCGTCATTGGTGATGACTGCGAAGTCAGTCCATACTCCGTGCTAGAAGACGCCGTGCTGGAAGCGAAATGCACTATCGGTCCTTTTGCGCGTCTGCGACCTGGCGCCGAGCTGGCGGAAGGCGCTCATGTCGGCAACTTCGTTGAAATGAAAAAAGCCCGCTTGGGTAAGGGTTCCAAAGCGGGTCACCTGACTTATCTGGGCGATGCCGATATCGGCTCGAACGTGAATATCGGCGCCGGCACCATCACCTGTAATTATGACGGAGCCAACAAACATCAAACCATCATCGGCGACGACGTGTTCGTGGGCTCTGATACCCAACTGGTAGCGCCGGTTCGCGTCGGCAAGGGAGCGACCCTCGGCGCCGGCACCACGGTGACTCGCGACGTCGGCGAGAACGAGCTGGTGCTCAGCCGTGTCCAGCAGACTAATATTGCGGGCTGGCGGAGGCCGGTGAAAACACAGTAA